The genomic DNA AATGCCGAGGCGCTCGGCGATGTACTCGTCGTCGTCCCAGCGGGAGGCGTCCAGGTGCTCCCCGGACACCGCGATCTCCAGCCCGTCGTACCCCCAGCCGGAGGCCAGTCGCGCCACCTCCTCGAGCGGCAGGTCGCCCCACTGGCCAGTGAACAAGGTGAAATTACGTGCCATGCGTCTACTCCTGATCGTGTCTGTCTCTGCTGCCGTGCTGGGTGGGTAGGCCTTAGTCCGTGGCGACCCAGGCGTTGTTGTTCTGATCGCTGCGGACCACGCCGTCGAGGACCCGCTGCACGTGGTGGCCGTCCGCGAAGGACGGCAGCGGCTGGCGCCCCGCGGCGACGGCCTCGACGAAGTCCTTAGCCTGGTGAACGAATCCGTGCTCGTAGCCGAGGGCGTGCCCCGTGGGCCACCACGCGGAGAGGTACGGGTGTTCCGGCTCCGTCACCATGATGTTGGCAAAGCCCTGCCGATCCCCCGGCGCCGTCGCGTCATAGAAGCCCAGCGAGTTGTAGTTCTCGAGGTCAAAGGAGATGGCCCCCGTTGACCCGGAGACCTCGATGCGCAGCGAGTTCTTGCGCCCCGTGGCCATGCGGGTCGCCTCGAATGAGCCGACGGCGCCGCCGTCGAACCGCGCCGTGAACAGCGCGGCGTCGTCGACCGAGACCTCGCCCCGCTCGCTGCCGCCGGCCGCCAGCGGCCGCTGATCGACGAAGGTGTTGAGCATCCCGCTGACGCCGGTAACCTTCTGGCCCGTGATGAATTGGGACAGGTCGACGGCGTGCGCGCCCAGGTCGCCGAGCGCGCCGGTCCCGGCGTGCTCCTTCTGGAGCCGCCACGTGAGCGGCGCGTCGGCGTCCCGCAACCAATCCTGCAGGTAGGCGGCCCGGACTTGACGGACCTGACCGATGGCGCCGGACAGCACGAGTTCACGCGCAAAGGCCGCCGCGGGCACCCGGCGGTACGTGAAGCCGATCATGGCCTGCGCCTTCCCGCTCGCGCGCTCCGCCGCGGCGGCCATAGCGGCCGCCTCCTCGAGCGTGTTGGCCAGCGGCTTCTCGCACAAGACATGCTTGCCCGCTTCGAGGGCGGCAATCGCGATCTCCGCATGCGAGTTGCCGGGGGTCACGATGTCGACGACGTCGATATCGTCCCGCTGGATCGCCTCCCGCCAGTCGGTGGCGGTTTCAGCCCACCCCCACGTCTCCGCGGCCGCCTCGACGCCGGCAGCGTTGCGGCCGACGAGCAGGCTCATCTGCGGATTGGCAGGGAGGTCGAAGAACCTCGGCGCAACGCGCCATCCCTGC from Zhihengliuella flava includes the following:
- a CDS encoding Gfo/Idh/MocA family protein; the protein is MPNQVPSLRIALIGHGFMGAAHSQGWRVAPRFFDLPANPQMSLLVGRNAAGVEAAAETWGWAETATDWREAIQRDDIDVVDIVTPGNSHAEIAIAALEAGKHVLCEKPLANTLEEAAAMAAAAERASGKAQAMIGFTYRRVPAAAFARELVLSGAIGQVRQVRAAYLQDWLRDADAPLTWRLQKEHAGTGALGDLGAHAVDLSQFITGQKVTGVSGMLNTFVDQRPLAAGGSERGEVSVDDAALFTARFDGGAVGSFEATRMATGRKNSLRIEVSGSTGAISFDLENYNSLGFYDATAPGDRQGFANIMVTEPEHPYLSAWWPTGHALGYEHGFVHQAKDFVEAVAAGRQPLPSFADGHHVQRVLDGVVRSDQNNNAWVATD